From a region of the Thermodesulfovibrio thiophilus DSM 17215 genome:
- a CDS encoding 4Fe-4S dicluster domain-containing protein produces the protein MEEGGVNVIDLTQADESFVKELEGFGADEIRECIQCGKCASTCPMALAGLEFFIKRIIQAANMGLRDVLLDDPSVWGCQSCNRCVEICPMDIKPYEVIQAVRRSAIRVESCPANTYEGLRNLYRFGHAVFPKGFEERRKKAGLPEKPPTALSFDDLRKKYQEVLKQTVLEEIAPFPLD, from the coding sequence ATGGAAGAGGGTGGTGTAAATGTCATTGATCTTACCCAGGCTGATGAAAGTTTTGTAAAAGAACTTGAGGGGTTTGGAGCAGATGAAATCAGGGAATGCATACAGTGTGGCAAGTGTGCATCCACATGTCCGATGGCGTTGGCTGGTTTAGAATTTTTTATTAAAAGAATCATTCAGGCAGCTAACATGGGGTTAAGGGATGTTCTTCTTGATGATCCTTCAGTTTGGGGGTGTCAATCATGTAATCGTTGTGTGGAAATTTGTCCTATGGATATAAAACCATATGAAGTGATACAGGCTGTAAGAAGATCAGCTATTAGAGTTGAATCCTGCCCTGCAAATACCTATGAAGGATTAAGAAATCTTTATAGATTCGGACATGCTGTATTTCCAAAGGGATTTGAAGAAAGAAGAAAGAAAGCCGGACTTCCTGAAAAACCGCCAACAGCTTTGAGTTTTGATGATTTAAGGAAAAAATACCAGGAAGTTTTAAAACAAACTGTCTTGGAAGAAATAGCACCATTCCCGCTTGATTAA